TACAGATGGTGGAAGCTGAAGCGTTTGGTGACTTCGATCAACGCGTCCAAGGGCGATGAATATTGAATCGTCGGTTTTCGCATGGCAGTCTCGCGACAGCCGTCGGCGATTGAATTCCGGAATTACTCGCCGCATAAACTCGTCGAACGAGGGCACAGTAGACGCCGCATCGCCGTGAGCGGAGCTACAGACCATCCCCCCTTGATCAGCTTGGCGCGGACTCGATACGTCCGTGGAACGATGCGGACGGCCCATCGACGGGCCGTCCCTGCCAGGACGCTTCAGGGCTTGAGCGCGGCCGCTTCTTTCGCCAGGCGGGTGATTTCCGCCCAGTTGCCGGCGGCGACGAGGTCCTTGGGGGTCAGCCAGGAGCCGCCGACGCAGACCACGTTGGGGAGCTTGAAGAAATCCGGGGCGTTCTGGGCGTTGATGCCACCGGTCGGGCAGAACCGGACCTGCGGGAACGGGCCGCGGAAGGAGTCCAGCATCTTGATGCCGCCGGCGGCCACCGCCGGGAAGAATTTCATCACGGTCAGCCCGCCTTCGAGCACCTGCATCACCTCGGTAGTGGTGGCGACGCCGGGGAAGAACGGCAGCTTGCTGTCGACGATCGCCTTGAGCAGGGTCGGGGTGGTGCCGGGCGAGACGCCGAACTGGGCGCCGGCGGCGATCGAGGCTTCGAGCTGGGCCGGGGTGGCGATGGTGCCGACGCCGACGATGGCGTCCGGGACTTCCTGGCGGATGGCTTTGACGGCTTCGAGCCCGGCGGCGGTGCGCAGGGTGATTTCCAGCACGCGGATGCCGCCCTCGACCAGGGCGCGGGCCAGCGGCACAGCGTCTTCGGGGCGGTCCACCACCATCACGGGCATGACGCTGGTGGCGTCGATGATCTGATCCAGATTCATAGTTTTTCCTAAGGTTGCAGAAGGGCGCGCCTCAGCGGCCGCCGTCGTCGAAATTGAAGGTGAAGGCGCCGCGTTCCGGCGTGTCGGCCAGATGGCGGAAGCCGCTGAACAGTTCCCGTCCGCTGCCGAACTGGTTACCGGACAGGTCGTCCGTCACAGGTTCGCGCAGCGACCAGCGGTCGGCCGGCACTTCGGCTTCCAGTTTGCCCTGCACGGCGTCGAGCAGAATGGTATCGCCGGTGCGCAGCAGAGTCAGCGGGCCGCCCATGGCGCATTCCGGCGAGATGTGGATGGCCGCCGGCACCTTGCCGGAGGCGCCGGACATGCGGCCGTCGGTGATCAGGGCGACCTTGAAGCCGCGGTCCTGCAGCGAGGCCAGGGCCGGCGTAAGCTGGTGCAGCTCGGGCATGCCGTTGGCGCGGGGGCCCTGGAAGCGCAGCACGGCGACGAAATCGCGCTCCAGCTCGCCGCGCTTGAAGGCGTCGATCAGCTCGTCCTGGCTCTCGAACACGATGGCGGGAGCGCGCACCACCCGGTTTTCCGGCGCCACCGCCGAAACCTTGATGACGCCACGGCCGATGTTGCCGGTGACCAGGCGCAGGCCGCCGTCCGGGCTGAACGGTCCGCTCGCCGGGGCGAGCACCGCCGGGTCGTGGCTCTTTTCCGGCGCATCGCGCCAAGCCAGGGTACCGTTCTCCAGCCAGGGCTCTTCCGCCCAGCGGCGCAGGCCGGGGCCGAGGATCGTCTGCACGTCTTCGTGCAGCAGGCCGGCGTCGAGCAGTTCCCGGATCAGGAAGCCCATGCCGCCGGCGGCATGGAAGTGGTTCACGTCTGCCTTGCCGTTGGGGTAGACCCGGGCCAGCAGGGGCACGACAGCGGAGAGGTCGTTGAAGTCGTCCCAGTTGATCTCGATCCCCGCGGCACGGGCGATCGCCACCAGATGGATGGTGTGGTTGGTCGAACCGCCGGTCGCCAGCAGGCCGACAATGGCGTTGACGATGACGCGCTCGTCCACGATGTGGCAGAGGGCGGGCGCGGTGGCGTCCTGGGCCAGCTCCGCTGCCACCCGGGTGGCGGCGCGGGTCAAGGCATCGCGCAGCGGCGTGCCGGGGTTGACGAAGGACGAGCCCGGCAGTTGCAGGCCCATGATCTCCAGCAGCATCTGGTTGCTGTTGGCGGTGCCGTAGAAGGTACAGGTGCCGGCGCCGTGATAGGACGCCATCTCGGATTCGAGCAGCGCGTCGCGGCCGACCTTGCCTTCGGCGAATTCCTGCCGGACCTTGGCCTTCTCCGAGTTCGAGATGCCGGACACCATCGGGCCGGCCGGCACGAACACGCCGGGCAGATGGCCGAAGCGCAGCGCGGCGATGAGGAGGCCCGGCACGATCTTGTCGCAGACGCCGAGGTAGAGGCTGGCGTCGAACACGTGGTGCGAAAGGGCCACGGCGGTGGACAGCGCGATCACGTCGCGCGAGAACAGCGACAGCTCCATCCCGGTCTGGCCCTGGGTCACGCCGTCGCACATCGCCGGCACGCCGCCTGCGACCTGTGCGGTAACGCCGGCCCGGCGTGCCTCGGCCTTGATGATCTCGGGGTAGTGCTCATAGGGCTGATGCGCCGAAAGCATGTCGTTGTAGGCGGTGACGATGCCGATGTTCGGCGCGGTCGCGGCCTTCAGCACCAGCTTGTCGTTGGCGGGCGTCGCCGCATAGGCATGGGCCACGTTGGTACAGGCGATGTGGGAGCGCTCGACACCCTTCTGGCGTGCGCGGTGCATGAGTTCGAGGTAGGCCGCCCGGCGGTCGTGGCTGCGGGCGCGGATGCGGTCGGTCACGTCGACCAGTGTCTGGTGCAGGAACATGGGTTCGTCGATGCTCTTCTTCTGTGGGGCGCCGGGAAAGCACCCATCGCCGGAGATAAAACCTTCGCATTTAAGCCAAGCGGGAAACGAGTGTCAAGAAACGGCAACACACTGTCTTCTGCTGTGAATTTCTCGCCATTGCTCGACAGCCCGTATCGCGGCGACTAACATTTGTCGATTTTTGGCCGGGCTTTTTCGTTGTAGACCCGGCGCGTCACGCGCACCCTGCCGGCCACGCACTGGCGGGGGCCATAACAAGAGGATGTCAGCGGTGAGTCAGCTCCCATTTCCCGAATCGTTCAACATGGTTTTCTTCGGCGGCGCCGGCGACCTGGTCACGCGCAAGCTGCTGCCGGCGATGTACCAGTGCCACAAGAACGGCCTGCTGGTCGAAGCCGGCCATATTCTCTGCGTCGACCGGCAGGATCTGAGCGAGGAGACCTTCCTCGAACTGGCGGACGAAAAGGCCCGCCACTTCATTCCCGCCGCCGATTGGGACGAGACGGTGTGGGCCGAATTCCGCCCGCGCCTGACCTATCTGCGCATCGATGCGACCCAGCCCGAGCAGTACGCGCCGCTGAAGGAGCGGCTGAAAAAAGCGCCGGCCGCCGTCACTGTGTTCTACCTGTCCACCGCGCCGTTCCTGTTCGCGACGATCTGCGCGCATCTGACCCGGCAGGGCCTCAACGGCCCCAACAGCCGGGTGGTGCTGGAAAAGCCGCTGGGGCACGACTTGGCCTCCGCCAATGCGATCACCGCCGACGTGGACCGCTACTTCCACGAGAATCAGGTCTACCGGATCGACCATTACCTGGGCAAGGAGTCGGTGCAGAACCTGATGGCCCTGCGCTTCGGCAACGCGCTGTTCGAGCCGCTGTGGCGAAGGATGTGGATCCGCGACGTCCAGATCACCATCGCCGAGGACGTCGGCATCGGCACCCGCGCCGGCTTCTACGACAAGGCCGGGGCGCTGCGCGACATGGTGCAGAACCATCTGCTGCAGCTGCTCTGCTTCGTGGCGATGGAGCCGCCGGCCAGCCTGGATTCCAACGCCATCCGCAACGAAAAGCTCAAGGTGCTGGAATCGCTGGTGCCGTTCACCGACGAGGGCGTGCACGAAAAAACCGTGCGCGGCCAGTATCGTGCCGGCATTTCCGGCGGCAAAGCGGTGCCGGGCTACCTGGAAGAGGAGGGCATTCCGCCGGGCAGCCACACCGAGACCTTCGTCGCCATCAAGGCGGAAATCGCCAACTGGCGCTGGGCCGGGGTGCCGTTTTACCTGTTCACCGGCAAGCGGCTGGCAGAGCGGCTGGCGGAAATCGTCATCCATTTCCACGACGTCCCGCACCCGATCTTCCCGCTGCCCAAGAGCGGCGCCTGCGCGCCGGCCAAGCTGGTGATCCGCCTGCAGCCGGACGAATTCATCCGGCTCTATCTGTATGCCAAGCAGCCGGGCGATTCGATGGAACTGCAGCCCGTGTCGCTGGACTTGAACTTCGCCGAGCAGTTCAAGGTACGCCGCACCGAAGGCGGCTACGAGCGCCTGCTGCTCGACGCCATCCGCGGCAACCAGGCGCTGTTCGTGCGGCAAGACGAACAGGAGCAGGCCTGGCGCTGGGTCGAGCCGATTCTCAACACCTGGGCCAACGATCCGAAAGGACCGTTGCCCTACGCCGCGGGCACCTGGGGACCGGCCGCTTCCCTGGATCTGCTCGAACGCGACGGCATTTGCTGGCACGAGGGGAACTGAAATGACCGAGATTCGTTGGTTCGATGACAACGCAAGCCTGGCCCCGGCGCTGGCCGCGGCGGTCGCCGAGGATCTGCGCGCCGCATTGCAGGCCGCGCCTTCCGCCACGCTCGCCGTGTCCGGCGGCCGCTCGCCGGTGCCGGTGTTCGAAGCCCTGCGCGAAGCCGATCTGGACTGGGCGCGGATCGTCGTCACCCTGGTCGACGAACGCTGGGTGCCGGAAACCGATCCCGCCAGCAACGCCGCCCTGGTGAAGACCCATTTGCTGCGGGGCAAGGCGGCGGCGGCGCGCTTCCTGCCGCTCTACACGGGCGACACGTCTGCTGCCGCAGGCGAGGCGAGCCTGGCCGAAGCCTTCGCCGATCTGCCGCGGCCGTTCGCGGCGCTGATCCTCGGTATGGGCGACGACGGCCATACCGCCTCGCTGTTTCCCGCCAGCCCCAATCTGGAAGCCGGTCTGGCACTGGGCGGCACGGCGGACGACACGCCGCCCTGCCTGGCCCAGGTGGGCGCGGTCGCGCCGACCGAGCGCATCAGTCTCACCCTGCCCTGGATCCTCGACGCCCGGCGGATCTACCTGCAATTCGGCGGTGCGAGCAAGGTGGAAGTATTCAACGCCGCCCAGTCCAGTCCGAACCGGCAGTATCCCGTGAGCTTCGTGCTGGCCCAGACGCAGACCCCGGTCACGGTGTTCGCGGCGCGGAACTGAACGGCCGGCGAGCCTTTCAGGGTTCGAGAAAAGACCTCAGCCCCTGTACTGCCGCAGCGGCGGTTTCGAGCCCCTCGTTCAGAACGCCGAGCCACGAGGGATCGGCGGATTTCCACAGCATGCGGGCACCCAGCAGGAACAGCACGGAGGCGAACAGCCGCTTGAGACCCTGCATCGGCAGGCGGTGGGCCAGCGCCGCCCCGTACGGCGCGGTCAGCACGCTGGCGGCGCCGATGCCGAGGAAGGCGGGCCAGTAGACGTAGCCCAGGCTGTGGGCGGGCGCCGACGGATGGCCCCAGCCCAGGACGACGTAGCTCAGAGTGCCGACGACGGCAATAGGAAAACCGCAGGCCGAGGAGATGGCGACGGCATGGCGGATGTTCTGCCTGCAGCGGAGCAGGAATGGCACGGTGATGCTGCCGCCGCCGATGCCGAACAGCGCCGACAGAAGGCCGATCATGAGCCCCCCGCCGGTCAGCACGCCGAGCGGGACGGGCTTTTCGCCCGCCGTTTCTTCCCGCCTTCCCCGGTATACCTGCACCGCGACCAGCATCAGGAACACCGCGAACAACTGCTTGAACCGCTGGGTGGGCAGATGGTCGGCGACGATAGAGCCGGCCACCGTACCCAGGGCGATCCCCGGCACCAGCCGCCACACCAGCGGCCAGACCACCGCGCCGCGGCGGTGGTGGGCACGGACCGAAGAGACCGAAGTCACCACGATGGTGGCCAGCGAGGTGGCGACCGCCATGATCATGAGGATGCTTTCCGGCACGCCCTGGCCGGGGAACAGCCAGACCAGGAAGGGCACGATAATGGCGCCGCCGCCGATGCCGAACAGGCCGGAAGCGACACCTGCAATGGCGCCGAAGGCGAGATAGAACGCGAGCGTGGTATACATATCGGTCATGCAGCCGTCCGGCAGGTTCCGCAGGCGCCGGAACGAACCTTGAATCCTTACGAGTCAAATCGATGAAAGCCTTTCTGGTCGGCGGCGCCGTCCGCGACCGCCTGCTCGGCCTGCCGGTCCGCGAGCGCGACTGGGTCGTGGTGGGCGAATCGCCGGAAGCCATGATCGCGCGCGGCTTCCGCCCCGT
This portion of the Methylococcus mesophilus genome encodes:
- a CDS encoding bifunctional 4-hydroxy-2-oxoglutarate aldolase/2-dehydro-3-deoxy-phosphogluconate aldolase; amino-acid sequence: MNLDQIIDATSVMPVMVVDRPEDAVPLARALVEGGIRVLEITLRTAAGLEAVKAIRQEVPDAIVGVGTIATPAQLEASIAAGAQFGVSPGTTPTLLKAIVDSKLPFFPGVATTTEVMQVLEGGLTVMKFFPAVAAGGIKMLDSFRGPFPQVRFCPTGGINAQNAPDFFKLPNVVCVGGSWLTPKDLVAAGNWAEITRLAKEAAALKP
- the edd gene encoding phosphogluconate dehydratase; the protein is MFLHQTLVDVTDRIRARSHDRRAAYLELMHRARQKGVERSHIACTNVAHAYAATPANDKLVLKAATAPNIGIVTAYNDMLSAHQPYEHYPEIIKAEARRAGVTAQVAGGVPAMCDGVTQGQTGMELSLFSRDVIALSTAVALSHHVFDASLYLGVCDKIVPGLLIAALRFGHLPGVFVPAGPMVSGISNSEKAKVRQEFAEGKVGRDALLESEMASYHGAGTCTFYGTANSNQMLLEIMGLQLPGSSFVNPGTPLRDALTRAATRVAAELAQDATAPALCHIVDERVIVNAIVGLLATGGSTNHTIHLVAIARAAGIEINWDDFNDLSAVVPLLARVYPNGKADVNHFHAAGGMGFLIRELLDAGLLHEDVQTILGPGLRRWAEEPWLENGTLAWRDAPEKSHDPAVLAPASGPFSPDGGLRLVTGNIGRGVIKVSAVAPENRVVRAPAIVFESQDELIDAFKRGELERDFVAVLRFQGPRANGMPELHQLTPALASLQDRGFKVALITDGRMSGASGKVPAAIHISPECAMGGPLTLLRTGDTILLDAVQGKLEAEVPADRWSLREPVTDDLSGNQFGSGRELFSGFRHLADTPERGAFTFNFDDGGR
- the zwf gene encoding glucose-6-phosphate dehydrogenase encodes the protein MSAVSQLPFPESFNMVFFGGAGDLVTRKLLPAMYQCHKNGLLVEAGHILCVDRQDLSEETFLELADEKARHFIPAADWDETVWAEFRPRLTYLRIDATQPEQYAPLKERLKKAPAAVTVFYLSTAPFLFATICAHLTRQGLNGPNSRVVLEKPLGHDLASANAITADVDRYFHENQVYRIDHYLGKESVQNLMALRFGNALFEPLWRRMWIRDVQITIAEDVGIGTRAGFYDKAGALRDMVQNHLLQLLCFVAMEPPASLDSNAIRNEKLKVLESLVPFTDEGVHEKTVRGQYRAGISGGKAVPGYLEEEGIPPGSHTETFVAIKAEIANWRWAGVPFYLFTGKRLAERLAEIVIHFHDVPHPIFPLPKSGACAPAKLVIRLQPDEFIRLYLYAKQPGDSMELQPVSLDLNFAEQFKVRRTEGGYERLLLDAIRGNQALFVRQDEQEQAWRWVEPILNTWANDPKGPLPYAAGTWGPAASLDLLERDGICWHEGN
- the pgl gene encoding 6-phosphogluconolactonase codes for the protein MTEIRWFDDNASLAPALAAAVAEDLRAALQAAPSATLAVSGGRSPVPVFEALREADLDWARIVVTLVDERWVPETDPASNAALVKTHLLRGKAAAARFLPLYTGDTSAAAGEASLAEAFADLPRPFAALILGMGDDGHTASLFPASPNLEAGLALGGTADDTPPCLAQVGAVAPTERISLTLPWILDARRIYLQFGGASKVEVFNAAQSSPNRQYPVSFVLAQTQTPVTVFAARN
- a CDS encoding sulfite exporter TauE/SafE family protein, with translation MTDMYTTLAFYLAFGAIAGVASGLFGIGGGAIIVPFLVWLFPGQGVPESILMIMAVATSLATIVVTSVSSVRAHHRRGAVVWPLVWRLVPGIALGTVAGSIVADHLPTQRFKQLFAVFLMLVAVQVYRGRREETAGEKPVPLGVLTGGGLMIGLLSALFGIGGGSITVPFLLRCRQNIRHAVAISSACGFPIAVVGTLSYVVLGWGHPSAPAHSLGYVYWPAFLGIGAASVLTAPYGAALAHRLPMQGLKRLFASVLFLLGARMLWKSADPSWLGVLNEGLETAAAAVQGLRSFLEP